Proteins from one Triticum aestivum cultivar Chinese Spring chromosome 7A, IWGSC CS RefSeq v2.1, whole genome shotgun sequence genomic window:
- the LOC123153117 gene encoding exocyst complex component EXO70B2-like, which produces MAASTTTSSFLFDEGKHDFSELRPLQQRDTRTTTYNSTKFSFIFSSRWLGLSRKGSFLGLPSPRLIRGFRDVHISRPGEPLQPGPRPFRHACVLVDASHNFSPALLSLLLLRLDFPSKKGKCYARIPLTDLTTAAAMHGHHEISSSSGGSSPTSLSDPSIDSDDGSATTDEYCPDDPREFRRHVSFFSPSVLAEVDPSSFRPISSSSSCVLADVDKHLQRMVLLLPAFSAAATAPRADALRQWLAGFDVGWVLDMDDRRSLPRREVGRRVRAWAQALGTMERVFRHRHRKVRNPVNDAAAGELAALGQLAAESAGAMLRLAGSVVALGSSPSKLLAALDVHSPVSVAYPGLARMFSWPPYHPVTAASDAALAGLVDASRRCVRDLRAFIRAPQYPWRMPQGGEVHPCVGFWMGYFRCMLRNRVPLYFVLAAGNGDADTDSPPTTPLAPDESGLVTELISCLEAVLEEQSAALAFPGLRHIFMLNNTSAILRRAVRSDLSMLLPPSWVLVREERMEGYIKAYLQVSWGTVVSRLDGKPGALNALRRRNPLSAFYLALENACSMQRGWKVPSPALRAALRSTVSGNVVPAYRRYLDDHPEVEVPAGRTAEELENQLSELFEG; this is translated from the coding sequence TACAATTCGACCAAGTTCTCATTCATCTTCAGCTCTCGGTGGCTCGGTCTGTCACGCAAAGGATCATTCCTCGGTCTGCCATCACCTCGGCTGATCCGGGGGTTCAGAGATGTCCACATCAGCAGGCCGGGAGAACCTCTCCAGCCCGGTCCCAGACCGTTCCGGCACGCGTGCGTTCTTGTCGACGCTAGCCACAATTTTTCCCCAGCGCTACTCTCACTACTTCTGCTACGCTTGGACTTCCCCTCCAAAAAAGGAAAATGCTACGCTAGGATTCCATTGACTGACCTGACCACAGCAGCCGCCATGCATGGGCACCACGAGATCAGCTCCAGCAGCGGAGGCAGCAGCCCGACCTCCCTCTCCGACCCCTCCATCGACAGCGACGACGGCTCCGCCACCACCGACGAGTACTGCCCCGACGACCCGCGCGAGTTCCGGCGCCACGTCTCTTTTTTCTCCCCGTCTGTGCTCGCCGAGGTCGACCCCAGCAGCTTCCGTCcgatctcctcgtcctcctcctgcgtCCTGGCCGACGTCGACAAGCACCTGCAGCGCATGGTCCTCCTCCTCCCagccttctccgccgccgccaccgctccgCGTGCCGACGCGCTGCGTCAATGGCTTGCCGGCTTTGACGTCGGCTGGGTGCTGGACATGGACGACCGCCGAAGCCTCCCGCGGCGGGAGGTCGGGAGGAGGGTCAGGGCGTGGGCGCAGGCGCTCGGCACCATGGAACGCGTTTTCCGCCACCGGCACCGGAAGGTCCGCAACCCGGTCAACGACGCAGCGGCGGGGGAGCTGGCGGCGCTGGGGCAGCTCGCGGCCGAAAGCGCCGGCGCGATGCTGAGGCTGGCTGGTTCCGTCGTCGCGCTTGGGAGCTCCCCGTCGaagctgctggcggcgctcgacgTGCACTCCCCGGTCTCGGTGGCCTACCCCGGCCTCGCCAGGATGTTCTCGTGGCCCCCCTACCACCCCGTCACGGCCGCGTCCGACGCCGCGCTGGCCGGCCTGGTGGACGCGTCCCGGCGCTGCGTGCGCGACCTCAGGGCGTTCATACGCGCGCCCCAGTACCCGTGGCGGATGCCGCAGGGCGGCGAGGTGCACCCGTGCGTCGGCTTCTGGATGGGCTACTTCCGCTGCATGCTGCGCAACCGCGTGCCCCTCTACTTCGTCCTCGCCGCCGGCAACGGCGACGCCGACACCGACTCGCCGCCAACGACGCCGCTCGCGCCCGACGAGAGCGGCCTGGTGACGGAGCTGATCTCGTGCCTGGAGGCCGTGCTGGAGGAGCAGTCCGCCGCGCTCGCGTTCCCAGGGCTAAGGCATATCTTCATGCTGAACAACACGAGCGCCATCCTGCGCCGCGCCGTGCGCTCCGACCTCAGCATGCTCCTGCCGCCCAGCTGGGTGCTCGTCCGCGAGGAGCGCATGGAGGGTTACATCAAAGCTTACCTGCAGGTTTCCTGGGGGACCGTCGTGTCGCGCCTTGACGGGAAGCCAGGAGCCCTGAACGCCCTCCGGCGACGGAACCCGCTGAGCGCATTTTACCTGGCGTTGGAGAACGCGTGCAGCATGCAGAGAGGCTGGAAGGTGCCCAGCCCAGCGCTGCGGGCCGCCCTCCGGAGTACCGTGTCGGGGAATGTCGTGCCGGCATACCGTCGGTACCTCGACGACCACCCGGAGGTTGAGGTGCCGGCAGGGCGCACCGCGGAGGAGCTGGAGAATCAGTTGTCGGAGCTGTTCGAAGGCTAG
- the LOC123153137 gene encoding uncharacterized protein isoform X2, whose translation MEVESAAELQERRRPPWRRTVAVQAALCLALYAAFNLGEPQLRPRGGGALGVGGGGLTFLSVAGGARTPADQARLLRQMESTTKVYEVKLVLDVARFGDDPLGQNGSLHFQALNIPWYSTTSHGQIVSNFLKKVKMPYDQILEIVGVDTGPLEDLLHDGKMSNSSREQITWLEQTLALTSNNWKIVVGYDPLVDCNEVHTTKTTKIYEPLRHIFEKYAVNAYVSTGGSCGHFHHDNSMSYIQNPIPGDQTDLDGFFLHRVSPLEMETLLINLDGEVVQRSVVHQHGREAM comes from the exons ATGGAAGTGGAATCAGCCGCCGAGCTGCAGGAGCGGCGGCGGCCGCCGTGGCGCCGCACGGTGGCCGTTCAGGCCGCGCTCTGCCTCGCGCTCTACGCGGCCTTCAACCTCGGCGAGCCGCAGCTCCGGCCGCGGGGCGGGGGCGCgctgggcgtcggcggcggcggcctcacCTTCCTCAGCGTCGCGGGCGGCGCGCGGACGCCCGCTGACCAGGCGCGCCTCCTGAGGCAG ATGGAAAGCACAACAAAGGTTTATGAAGTCAAGTTAGTGCTGGATGTTGCCCGATTTGGCGATGACCCACTTGGGCAAAAT GGTTCTCTGCACTTCCAAGCTCTGAATATCCCCTG GTATTCCACTACATCACATGGGCAGATTGTTAGTAATTTCTTGAAGAAAGTGAAGATGCCATACGACCAAATTCTGGAAATTGTTGGTGTTGATACAGGGCCTCTTGAG GATCTTCTGCATGATGGCAAAATGAGCAATTCTAGCAGGGAACAAATTACATGGCTGGAGCAAACACTAGCGCTGACCAGCAATAACTG GAAAATAGTTGTTGGATATGATCCATTAGTTGATTGCAATGAGGTGCACACAACAAAAACAACAAAGATCTATGAGCCACTCCGGCATATTTTTGAAAAATACGCAGTG AATGCATATGTAAGCACTGGTGGTTCTTGTGGACACTTCCATCATGACAATTCAATGTCATATATTCAAAACCCCATCCCTGGAgatcaaacggatttagatggtttcTTCTTGCATAGAGTCAGCCCTCTAGAGATG GAAACCCTGTTGATAAACTTAGACGGCGAGGTTGTTCAAAGATCTGTAGTTCACCAGCATGGAAGGGAAGCCATGTAA
- the LOC123153137 gene encoding uncharacterized protein isoform X1, with protein sequence MEVESAAELQERRRPPWRRTVAVQAALCLALYAAFNLGEPQLRPRGGGALGVGGGGLTFLSVAGGARTPADQARLLRQVRACASMESTTKVYEVKLVLDVARFGDDPLGQNGSLHFQALNIPWYSTTSHGQIVSNFLKKVKMPYDQILEIVGVDTGPLEDLLHDGKMSNSSREQITWLEQTLALTSNNWKIVVGYDPLVDCNEVHTTKTTKIYEPLRHIFEKYAVNAYVSTGGSCGHFHHDNSMSYIQNPIPGDQTDLDGFFLHRVSPLEMETLLINLDGEVVQRSVVHQHGREAM encoded by the exons ATGGAAGTGGAATCAGCCGCCGAGCTGCAGGAGCGGCGGCGGCCGCCGTGGCGCCGCACGGTGGCCGTTCAGGCCGCGCTCTGCCTCGCGCTCTACGCGGCCTTCAACCTCGGCGAGCCGCAGCTCCGGCCGCGGGGCGGGGGCGCgctgggcgtcggcggcggcggcctcacCTTCCTCAGCGTCGCGGGCGGCGCGCGGACGCCCGCTGACCAGGCGCGCCTCCTGAGGCAGGTGCGTGCGTGTGCATCT ATGGAAAGCACAACAAAGGTTTATGAAGTCAAGTTAGTGCTGGATGTTGCCCGATTTGGCGATGACCCACTTGGGCAAAAT GGTTCTCTGCACTTCCAAGCTCTGAATATCCCCTG GTATTCCACTACATCACATGGGCAGATTGTTAGTAATTTCTTGAAGAAAGTGAAGATGCCATACGACCAAATTCTGGAAATTGTTGGTGTTGATACAGGGCCTCTTGAG GATCTTCTGCATGATGGCAAAATGAGCAATTCTAGCAGGGAACAAATTACATGGCTGGAGCAAACACTAGCGCTGACCAGCAATAACTG GAAAATAGTTGTTGGATATGATCCATTAGTTGATTGCAATGAGGTGCACACAACAAAAACAACAAAGATCTATGAGCCACTCCGGCATATTTTTGAAAAATACGCAGTG AATGCATATGTAAGCACTGGTGGTTCTTGTGGACACTTCCATCATGACAATTCAATGTCATATATTCAAAACCCCATCCCTGGAgatcaaacggatttagatggtttcTTCTTGCATAGAGTCAGCCCTCTAGAGATG GAAACCCTGTTGATAAACTTAGACGGCGAGGTTGTTCAAAGATCTGTAGTTCACCAGCATGGAAGGGAAGCCATGTAA